The following are from one region of the Henckelia pumila isolate YLH828 unplaced genomic scaffold, ASM3356847v2 CTG_429, whole genome shotgun sequence genome:
- the LOC140871170 gene encoding RNA-binding KH domain-containing protein PEPPER-like, producing MSGLEAVVGHLRKFLEDQTVLPLFEKSYNAPTTQERQVEAWAEKTSLHTTPQTSLGSDYSVSLKRDSIFLDRERELESRLSSSRLSVYGADHGLGSCPSAIGHYGRPIVSQVAQIMQVPLAYAEDIIGVQGENIDYIRRTSGAILTVQESRGLSDEITVEIKDTSSQVQLAQQIIQDFTSGHREKL from the exons ATGTCAGGCTTGGAAGCTGTGGTGGGTCACCTGAGAAAGTTTTTGGAGGATCAGACAGTTCTTCCTTTATTTGAGAAGAGT TATAATGCTCCGACGACGCAGGAACGACAAGTAGAAGCTTGGGCTGAGAAAACATCACTGCATACTACCCCACAAACTTCACTAGGTTCCGATTACTCTGTTTCTCTAAAGCGGGATTCAATCTTCCTTGACCGTGAAAGAGAGCTAGAATCCCGTTTGAGTTCGTCCAGACTTTCAGTGTATGGAGCAGATCATGGACTTGGAAGTTGCCCTTCAGCAATAGGACATTATGGCAGGCCTATTGTCTCTCAG GTTGCACAGATAATGCAAGTACCACTTGCTTATGCAGAGGATATAATTGGAGTTCAGGGAGAAAATATTGATTACATTAGACGTACTAGTGGTGCCATTCTAACTGTGCAAGAGAGTAGGGGCCTGTCTGATGAAATCACCGTGGAGATAAAAGACACCTCTTCACAAGTTCAACTAGCCCAGCAAATTATTCAG GACTTCACCAGTGGTCACAGAGAGAAACTTTAG